CGTCGAAGAAGTCGGCGCTGCGCAGGTGGGCGTCGCGGTCGGCGATGCCGGTGTCCACGGAGGCGATCTTCACGTCGATGGACGCGGTGGAGCGGGCCGGGTCGGCGCCGTCCAGGTGCAGGGTGCCCTCGTGGTCCTCGAAGGCGCCGCGGACGTTGGTGACCATGGCGTGGCGGACGGTGAAGCCGATGCGGCTGTGGGCGGCGTCGATGACGTAGTCGCCCGTGAGGGCGGCGAGGGCCGGGTCCACGTCCAGGACGGCGACGGCGGCGGCGGTGTTCTCGGCGGTGCGGCGGTTGAAGAGGCCCATGACGTGCTCCTCGGTAGGGGGTCCGGTGTCGGGAAGCCGAAGCTGTTGAACGTTCAACGATTTCGACACCACCGACACTAGGACCATTCTGTTCAAATTTCAACCACCGTTCGCCGTGTCGGCGATTTCTGTCAGGGTCCTACAACCACCGATGACCCCATCTGGCGGAGTCCTTACTTCCACCGGTGGTTCTGTGCGGGCCGGACAGCGGAAGACTCCTGAGACTGTGCGGAATGAACGGAGGTTTTTCATCACGATCTTCGTAAGGTCGGTACATGACCGTTGTGGACCAGATCCCGAGCGAGCCGACGGACGCCCGTGGGCGCGTGGCCGAGCTGCACTCCCTGCGCGAGCAGGCGCGGCGTGGACCGAGTGACCGTGCGACCGAGGCCCAGCACGCGAAGGGCAAGCTGACCGCGCGCGAGCGCATCGCACTGCTCCTCGACGAGGGTTCCTTCAAGGAGGTCGAGCAGCTGCGCCGCCACCGCGCGACCGGCTTCGGCCTGGAGAGCAAGAAGCCGTACACCGACGGTGTCATCACCGGCTGGGGCACGGTCGAGGGCCGCACGGTCTTCGTCTACGCGCACGACTTCCGGATCTTCGGCGGCGCCCTGGGCGAGGCCCACGCCACGAAGATCCACAAGATCATGGACATGGCCATCGCGGCAGGTGCCCCGCTGGTCTCCCTCAACGACGGCGCCGGCGCCCGCATCCAGGAGGGCGTCTCCGCCCTCGCCGGTTACGGCGGCATCTTCCAGCGCAACACCAAGGCCTCGGGCGTCATCCCGCAGATCTCCGTGATGCTCGGCCCGTGCGCCGGCGGAGCCGCCTACTCCCCGGCCCTCACGGACTTCGTCTTCATGGTCCGCGACACCTCGCAGATGTTCATCACCGGGCCGGACGTGGTCCGCGCGGTGACGGGCGAGGAGATCACCCAGAACGGCCTCGGCGGCGCCGACGTGCACGCCGAGACCTCCGGCGTCGCGCACTTCGCGTACGACGACGAGGAGACCTGCATCTCCGAGGTGCGGTACCTCATCTCGATGCTGCCCTCCAACAACCGCGAGAACCCGCCCGTCCACGAGACGAGCGACCCGGCGGACCGCCGCAGCGAGGTCCTCCTGGACCTGGTCCCCGCGGACGGCAACCGCCCGTACGACATGCACAAGGTCATCGAGGAGCTCGTCGACGACGGCGACGTCCTGGAGATCCACGAGCGCTGGGCCCGCAACATCATCTGCGCCCTGGCGCGCATGGACGGACAGGTCGTCGGCATCGTCGCCAACCAGCCCGCCCACCTCGCCGGCGTCCTCGACATCGAGGCCTCCGAGAAGGCCGCGCGCTTCGTCCAGATGTGCGACGCCTTCAACATCCCGATCATCACGCTGCTGGACGTCCCCGGCTTCCTGCCGGGCGTCGACCAGGAGCACGGCGGCATCATCCGCCACGGTGCCAAGCTGCTGTACGCGTACTGCAACGCCACCGTCCCGCGGATCTC
This DNA window, taken from Streptomyces sp. TN58, encodes the following:
- a CDS encoding acyl-CoA carboxylase subunit beta produces the protein MTVVDQIPSEPTDARGRVAELHSLREQARRGPSDRATEAQHAKGKLTARERIALLLDEGSFKEVEQLRRHRATGFGLESKKPYTDGVITGWGTVEGRTVFVYAHDFRIFGGALGEAHATKIHKIMDMAIAAGAPLVSLNDGAGARIQEGVSALAGYGGIFQRNTKASGVIPQISVMLGPCAGGAAYSPALTDFVFMVRDTSQMFITGPDVVRAVTGEEITQNGLGGADVHAETSGVAHFAYDDEETCISEVRYLISMLPSNNRENPPVHETSDPADRRSEVLLDLVPADGNRPYDMHKVIEELVDDGDVLEIHERWARNIICALARMDGQVVGIVANQPAHLAGVLDIEASEKAARFVQMCDAFNIPIITLLDVPGFLPGVDQEHGGIIRHGAKLLYAYCNATVPRISLILRKAYGGAYIVMDSQSIGADLTYAWPTNEIAVMGAEGAANVIFRKQIADAEDPEAMRLRMVKEYKAELMHPYYAAERGLVDDVIDPAETREVLVSALAMLRNKHADLPSRKHGNPPQ
- a CDS encoding YceI family protein, which encodes MGLFNRRTAENTAAAVAVLDVDPALAALTGDYVIDAAHSRIGFTVRHAMVTNVRGAFEDHEGTLHLDGADPARSTASIDVKIASVDTGIADRDAHLRSADFFDAEAFPLMTFRSTEAAFLGGDTYRITGDLTIKDVTRPLSVDLEFNGSATDPYGNQRVGFEGSADILRSDWGLTWNAALETGGVVVSDKVKLTFDISAIKQA